Proteins encoded together in one Corallococcus soli window:
- a CDS encoding ExbD/TolR family protein, producing the protein MRSKRQFLVKPQSALQSDINVTPLVDVVLVLLIIFMVVTPLMRRELMLQLPSPETTPTDAPPSKALSPGLVRLTADGTLLLEGEAVSEADYVPRLRRFLEARPRGQRGLFFQPDARAPYARLVVALDGAKAAGAEGLGLAVDSR; encoded by the coding sequence ATGCGCTCCAAACGCCAGTTCCTCGTGAAGCCGCAGTCCGCCCTCCAATCCGACATCAACGTCACGCCGTTGGTGGACGTGGTGCTGGTGCTGCTCATCATCTTCATGGTGGTGACGCCGCTGATGCGCCGCGAGCTCATGCTCCAGCTCCCCTCGCCGGAGACCACCCCCACCGACGCCCCACCGTCGAAGGCGCTGTCCCCGGGCCTCGTGCGCCTCACGGCGGACGGGACGCTGCTCCTGGAAGGGGAGGCCGTGAGCGAAGCGGACTACGTGCCGCGCCTGCGCCGCTTCCTGGAAGCCCGTCCCCGCGGCCAGCGCGGCCTGTTCTTCCAGCCCGACGCACGGGCCCCATACGCACGGCTGGTGGTGGCGCTGGACGGCGCGAAGGCCGCCGGGGCGGAAGGGCTGGGGCTCGCGGTGGACTCCCGTTGA
- a CDS encoding ExbD/TolR family protein produces MGMAVGGRGGVKADINVTPLVDVVLVLLIIFMVGAPMSEQGKDVALPAAAQGEHRDTPPAPLIFSLTADKALFVGTEALPDASHLQDRVREELRAHPERRLLLKADEALTCGDVLEFLQRSRDAGALKVSLGVTVKKTH; encoded by the coding sequence ATGGGAATGGCCGTGGGAGGCAGGGGTGGAGTGAAGGCCGACATCAACGTCACGCCGTTGGTGGACGTGGTGCTGGTGCTGCTCATCATCTTCATGGTGGGCGCCCCCATGTCCGAGCAGGGCAAGGACGTCGCCCTCCCCGCCGCGGCGCAGGGAGAGCACCGCGACACCCCTCCAGCGCCGCTCATCTTCTCCCTCACCGCCGACAAGGCCCTGTTCGTCGGGACCGAAGCGCTCCCCGACGCCTCACACTTGCAGGACCGCGTGCGCGAGGAGCTGCGCGCACACCCCGAGCGCCGTCTGCTCCTCAAGGCGGACGAAGCGCTGACGTGCGGCGACGTGCTGGAGTTCCTCCAGCGCTCGCGAGACGCGGGAGCGTTGAAGGTGTCCCTGGGTGTCACCGTGAAGAAGACGCACTGA
- a CDS encoding phosphatase PAP2 family protein, with the protein MLRGPWRWLSGWDVMVTRPLGLLLLVVACVLGFVVLSDEVHEGDTQDIDERIVRSLRQDEDPAMPRGPWWLAETARDVTSLGGAPVLSLITVAVCGFLLVARRYRTSLFVFGATVTGWLLNAVLKNLFHRPRPSVVPHLTETMSTSFPSGHAMLSAITYLTLGALLAQFAEQRRVKVYILSVALLLSVLVGCTRVYLGVHYPTDVLGGWVAGLAWSLLVTVAARSMRRRSPALREEARRPVE; encoded by the coding sequence ATGTTACGCGGGCCGTGGCGGTGGCTGTCGGGTTGGGACGTGATGGTGACGCGGCCGCTGGGCCTGCTGTTGCTGGTGGTGGCGTGCGTCCTGGGGTTCGTCGTCCTGTCGGACGAGGTGCATGAGGGCGACACGCAGGACATCGACGAGCGCATCGTCCGCTCCCTGCGCCAGGACGAGGACCCCGCCATGCCCCGGGGCCCTTGGTGGCTCGCGGAGACCGCCCGGGACGTGACGTCGCTGGGCGGCGCGCCCGTGCTGTCGCTCATCACCGTGGCCGTGTGCGGCTTCCTGCTGGTGGCCCGCCGCTACCGCACGTCCCTGTTCGTCTTCGGCGCGACCGTGACGGGGTGGCTGCTCAACGCGGTGCTGAAGAACCTCTTCCACCGCCCACGCCCCTCGGTCGTGCCCCACCTCACCGAGACCATGTCCACCAGCTTCCCCAGCGGCCACGCGATGCTGTCCGCCATCACGTACCTCACCCTGGGCGCCCTGCTGGCCCAGTTCGCCGAACAGCGGCGCGTGAAGGTCTACATCCTGTCCGTCGCCCTGCTGCTGTCCGTCCTGGTGGGCTGCACCCGCGTGTACCTGGGCGTGCACTACCCCACCGACGTGTTGGGCGGCTGGGTGGCCGGCCTCGCCTGGTCCCTGCTCGTCACCGTGGCTGCCCGGAGCATGCGCCGCCGCAGCCCCGCGCTGCGCGAAGAGGCCCGGCGCCCGGTGGAGTGA